A genomic region of Pseudomonas sp. MPC6 contains the following coding sequences:
- a CDS encoding sensor histidine kinase has product MHKPSSLRWRLLWNLALLLVVLMLASGLSAYWNGREAADTAYDRTLLASARTIAAGVSQRDGSLSADVPYVALDTFAYDSAGRIFYLVNDINQKLISGYENLPPPPPGTPRTDDYPALARFYNAKYQGQNVRVVSLLKPVSEPNMNGMAEIRVAETDEARVSMARSLAADTLLRLGMLAIGALLMVWFAVSAALRPLERLRTAVEERQPDDLRPLPLVEVQHELWPLVRALNHFTERLRGQFERQAQFIADAAHELRTPLAALKARLELGLRSTEPHTWRSTLETAAQGTDRLTHLANQLLSLARVENGARAIAEGGAQLLDLSQLARELGMAMAPLAHKRGVALALEADEPVWLRGEPTLLNELLSNLVDNALAHTPPGGNVILRVTAPAVLEVEDDGPGIPLEERDRVFERFYRRNQQVAGSGLGLAIVGEICRAHLAQISLHDGEQAGLKVRVSFIAGD; this is encoded by the coding sequence ATGCATAAGCCCAGCAGCCTGCGCTGGCGGTTGCTGTGGAACCTCGCGCTGTTGCTGGTGGTGCTGATGCTGGCCAGTGGTTTGAGTGCGTACTGGAACGGTCGCGAAGCCGCCGACACCGCCTATGACCGGACGTTGCTGGCCTCGGCGCGGACCATCGCCGCCGGGGTGTCCCAGCGTGACGGCAGCCTCAGTGCCGATGTGCCTTACGTGGCCCTCGACACCTTTGCCTACGACAGCGCCGGGCGGATTTTCTACCTGGTCAACGACATCAACCAGAAGCTGATTTCCGGCTACGAAAACCTGCCGCCACCACCGCCGGGTACACCGCGCACGGATGACTATCCGGCGCTGGCACGCTTCTACAACGCTAAATACCAAGGGCAGAACGTACGGGTGGTCAGCCTGCTCAAGCCCGTGAGCGAGCCGAACATGAACGGCATGGCGGAAATCCGCGTAGCGGAAACCGATGAGGCGCGGGTCAGCATGGCACGCAGCCTGGCGGCGGACACCTTGCTGCGGCTGGGTATGCTGGCCATCGGAGCGTTGTTGATGGTGTGGTTCGCGGTCAGCGCGGCACTGCGCCCGCTGGAGCGCTTGCGCACAGCGGTGGAAGAGCGCCAGCCCGATGATTTGCGGCCGTTGCCGCTGGTGGAAGTGCAACACGAGTTGTGGCCGCTGGTGCGTGCGCTCAATCACTTTACCGAACGCCTGCGCGGACAGTTCGAGCGACAGGCGCAGTTCATTGCCGATGCGGCCCATGAACTGCGCACGCCCCTGGCGGCGCTCAAGGCCCGGCTCGAACTGGGCCTGCGCTCCACCGAACCGCACACCTGGCGCAGCACGCTGGAAACCGCGGCCCAGGGCACGGATCGCCTGACCCACCTGGCGAACCAGCTGCTGTCCCTGGCACGGGTGGAGAATGGCGCGCGGGCGATCGCCGAGGGCGGTGCACAGTTGCTGGACCTCAGTCAGTTGGCGCGCGAACTCGGCATGGCGATGGCGCCGTTGGCGCACAAGCGTGGCGTGGCACTGGCGCTGGAAGCGGATGAACCGGTGTGGCTGCGCGGTGAACCGACGCTGTTGAATGAATTGCTGAGCAATCTGGTGGATAACGCCCTGGCGCACACGCCACCGGGCGGCAACGTGATTTTGCGGGTGACCGCGCCGGCCGTGCTGGAGGTCGAGGACGATGGCCCCGGAATTCCGCTTGAAGAGCGTGATCGGGTGTTCGAGCGTTTCTATCGACGCAATCAGCAGGTGGCCGGGTCCGGGTTGGGCCTGGCGATTGTCGGCGAGATCTGCCGCGCGCACCTGGCGCAGATCAGCCTGCATGATGGCGAGCAGGCGGGGTTGAAGGTGCGGGTGAGTTTTATTGCGGGAGATTGA
- a CDS encoding response regulator — MRVLLVEDHLQLAESVAQALKSTGLTVDVLHDGVAADLALSSEEYAMAILDVGLPRMDGFEVLARLRARGKNLPVLMLTARSDVKDRVHGLNLGADDYLAKPFELTELEARVKALLRRSVLGGERQQTCGVLAYDLDTRRFTLGEELLTLTSREQAVLEALIARPGRVMSKEQLAAQVFGLDEEASPDAIEIYVHRLRKKLDGYPVAIVTFRGLGYLLESRDA; from the coding sequence ATGCGTGTTCTGCTCGTCGAAGACCATCTGCAGCTCGCTGAAAGTGTCGCCCAGGCGCTCAAGAGCACCGGCCTGACCGTGGATGTGCTGCACGACGGTGTGGCGGCCGACCTGGCCTTGAGCAGCGAGGAATACGCCATGGCGATCCTCGATGTCGGCCTGCCGCGCATGGACGGTTTTGAAGTGCTGGCGCGCCTGCGGGCCCGGGGCAAGAACCTGCCGGTGCTGATGCTGACGGCCCGCAGCGACGTCAAGGACCGAGTCCATGGCCTGAACCTGGGCGCCGACGACTACCTGGCCAAACCGTTCGAACTGACCGAGCTCGAAGCCCGGGTCAAAGCCTTGCTGCGCCGCAGTGTGCTCGGTGGCGAACGTCAGCAGACCTGCGGGGTGCTGGCTTACGATCTCGACACCCGGCGCTTTACCCTGGGCGAAGAACTGCTGACCCTGACCTCCCGCGAGCAGGCGGTGCTCGAGGCCCTGATCGCCCGTCCCGGCCGGGTGATGAGCAAAGAGCAACTGGCCGCCCAGGTGTTCGGCCTGGACGAAGAGGCCAGCCCCGACGCCATCGAGATCTACGTTCATCGCCTGCGCAAGAAGCTCGACGGGTATCCGGTCGCTATCGTGACGTTCCGCGGTCTCGGCTATTTGCTGGAAAGCCGCGATGCATAA
- a CDS encoding tripartite tricarboxylate transporter substrate binding protein: MNRSLRRFALAASCMLFAGQLMAEPKRPECIAPASPGGGFDLTCKLVQSALVNQKLLSKPMRVTYMPGGVGAVAYNAVVAQRPADAGTLVAWSSGSLLNLAQGKFGRFDENAVRWLAAVGTSYGAIAVKNDSPYKNLDDLVKALKKDPSTVVIGSGGTVGSQDWMQTALIAKAAGINPRDLRYVALEGGGEIATALLGGHIQVGSTDISDSMPHILSGDMRLLAVFSEKRLDEPEMKDIPTAKEQGYDIVWPVVRGFYLGPKVSDEDYAWWKDSFDKLLASDEFAKLRDQRELFPFAMTGPELDVYVKKQVADYKVLAKEFGLIQ, from the coding sequence ATGAATCGATCACTGCGCCGTTTTGCCCTCGCCGCCAGCTGCATGCTGTTTGCCGGCCAACTGATGGCCGAGCCCAAACGCCCGGAATGCATCGCCCCGGCCTCGCCAGGCGGCGGTTTCGACCTGACCTGCAAACTGGTGCAAAGCGCGCTGGTGAATCAGAAGCTGCTGAGCAAACCCATGCGCGTGACCTACATGCCCGGCGGTGTCGGCGCCGTGGCGTACAACGCCGTGGTGGCGCAGCGTCCGGCCGACGCCGGCACACTGGTCGCCTGGTCCAGCGGTTCGCTGCTGAACCTGGCCCAGGGCAAATTCGGTCGTTTCGATGAAAACGCCGTGCGCTGGCTGGCGGCGGTCGGCACCAGCTATGGCGCCATCGCGGTGAAAAACGATTCGCCTTACAAAAACCTCGACGACCTGGTCAAGGCGCTGAAGAAAGACCCGAGCACCGTGGTCATCGGCTCCGGCGGCACCGTCGGCAGCCAGGACTGGATGCAGACCGCCCTGATCGCCAAGGCCGCCGGCATCAACCCGCGGGACTTGCGTTATGTCGCCCTCGAAGGTGGCGGGGAAATCGCCACCGCGCTGCTCGGCGGCCACATCCAGGTCGGCAGCACCGACATCTCCGACTCCATGCCGCACATCCTGAGCGGCGACATGCGCCTGCTGGCGGTGTTCTCCGAGAAGCGTCTGGACGAGCCGGAAATGAAGGACATCCCGACCGCCAAGGAGCAAGGCTACGACATCGTCTGGCCCGTGGTCCGCGGGTTCTACCTCGGGCCAAAGGTCAGCGACGAAGACTACGCCTGGTGGAAAGACTCCTTCGACAAACTGCTGGCTTCCGACGAGTTCGCCAAGCTGCGCGATCAGCGCGAGCTCTTCCCGTTCGCCATGACCGGCCCGGAGCTGGACGTCTACGTGAAGAAGCAGGTAGCGGACTACAAAGTGCTGGCCAAAGAGTTCGGCCTGATCCAGTGA
- a CDS encoding tripartite tricarboxylate transporter TctB family protein produces MLLQRIFASVLLLACIGLALMAWPYQAAFSYEPVGPRAFPLLMLGLMGLGLLYMVFRPTPIIHSDDDPKLDRETLTKIGICVVLLLVFAGTFEPLGFIVASILIGVPMARLYGGRWLPSAVIISVMAVGLYLLFDKVMDVPLPLGVLDVLEN; encoded by the coding sequence ATGCTCTTACAACGCATTTTCGCTTCGGTGCTGTTGCTGGCCTGCATCGGCCTGGCACTGATGGCGTGGCCGTATCAAGCGGCTTTTTCCTACGAACCGGTGGGACCTCGAGCCTTTCCGCTGCTGATGCTCGGCCTGATGGGCCTTGGCTTGCTGTACATGGTGTTTCGCCCGACACCAATCATCCACAGTGATGACGACCCGAAACTGGACCGCGAAACCCTGACCAAAATCGGCATTTGCGTGGTGCTGTTGCTGGTGTTCGCCGGGACCTTCGAACCCCTTGGTTTCATCGTCGCCAGCATTCTGATCGGAGTTCCCATGGCTCGCCTGTATGGCGGTCGCTGGCTGCCCAGTGCAGTGATTATCAGCGTGATGGCCGTCGGTCTTTATCTGCTGTTCGACAAAGTGATGGACGTGCCACTGCCGCTGGGCGTGCTCGACGTTCTGGAGAACTGA
- a CDS encoding tripartite tricarboxylate transporter permease: MDTLGYLGQGFGVALSPYNLVTALCGTLIGTVVGLLPGLGPINGVALLIPIAFALGLPPESALILLAAVYLGCEYGGRISSILLNIPGEASTVMTTLDGYPMARKGLAGVALSLSAWSSFIGAFIATCGMVLFAPLLAKWAIAFGPAEYFVLMVFAIVCLGGMAGDRPLKTFIAALIGLFLSSVGIDANSGVYRFTGDNIHLTDGIQFVVLVLGLFSISEILLLLEKTHRGQEAVKATGRMMFNFKEASAVFLVNIRCGLLGFIMGVLPGAGATLASAVAYMTEKRIAGAKGTFGQGDMRGLAAPETAIGGAACGALVPMLTLGVPGSGTTAVMIGALSLYNITPGPLLFQQQPDIVWGLIASLFVANIMLVILNIPMIRIFTRILAVPNWALVPVIAIITGIGVYAVHATTFDLFLMIGIGIFGYILRKLDFPLSPVLLGFILGGLMEQNLRRALSISNGALEILWSSPITFGVWVLTALMLLMPLLRIWRKRSVARRALADV; encoded by the coding sequence ATGGATACTCTTGGCTATTTGGGTCAGGGCTTCGGCGTCGCGCTGAGCCCGTACAACCTGGTGACCGCACTGTGCGGCACCCTCATCGGCACCGTCGTTGGCCTGCTGCCGGGCCTGGGCCCGATCAACGGCGTGGCGTTGCTGATTCCGATCGCGTTCGCCCTCGGCCTGCCACCGGAGTCGGCGCTGATCCTGCTGGCGGCGGTGTACCTGGGTTGCGAATACGGCGGCCGGATCAGCTCGATCCTGCTGAACATTCCAGGCGAAGCCTCCACCGTGATGACCACCCTCGACGGTTACCCGATGGCCCGCAAAGGCCTGGCCGGTGTGGCCCTGTCGCTGTCGGCGTGGAGTTCGTTCATCGGTGCGTTCATCGCCACCTGCGGCATGGTGCTGTTCGCCCCGCTACTGGCGAAATGGGCGATCGCCTTCGGACCGGCGGAATATTTCGTGCTGATGGTGTTCGCGATTGTCTGTCTCGGCGGCATGGCCGGTGACCGTCCGCTCAAGACCTTCATTGCGGCGCTCATCGGTCTGTTTCTGTCGAGCGTCGGGATCGATGCCAACAGCGGCGTGTACCGTTTCACCGGGGACAACATCCATCTGACTGACGGCATTCAGTTCGTCGTGCTGGTATTGGGCCTGTTCTCCATCAGCGAAATCCTCCTGCTGCTGGAAAAAACCCATCGCGGCCAGGAAGCGGTGAAGGCCACTGGACGCATGATGTTCAACTTCAAGGAAGCCTCGGCGGTGTTCCTGGTAAATATCCGTTGCGGTTTGCTGGGTTTCATCATGGGCGTGTTGCCGGGCGCTGGCGCAACATTGGCCAGTGCGGTGGCCTACATGACCGAGAAACGTATCGCCGGCGCCAAGGGCACGTTCGGACAAGGCGATATGCGTGGCCTCGCGGCACCGGAAACCGCCATCGGTGGTGCAGCCTGCGGTGCACTGGTGCCGATGCTGACCCTTGGCGTTCCGGGTTCGGGCACTACGGCGGTGATGATCGGCGCGCTGTCGCTGTACAACATCACCCCCGGCCCGCTGCTGTTCCAACAGCAACCGGACATTGTCTGGGGCCTGATCGCTTCGTTGTTCGTCGCCAACATCATGCTGGTGATCCTCAACATCCCGATGATCCGCATTTTCACGCGCATCCTCGCCGTGCCGAACTGGGCGCTGGTGCCGGTCATCGCCATCATCACCGGGATTGGCGTCTACGCGGTGCATGCCACCACCTTCGACCTGTTCCTGATGATCGGCATCGGCATCTTCGGCTACATCCTGCGCAAGCTGGACTTCCCGTTGTCGCCCGTACTGCTGGGCTTCATCCTCGGCGGCCTGATGGAACAGAACCTGCGGCGCGCGCTGTCGA